CGTGTTAATATATCTTGTTCCAATGCAATATTAGCAGGGTCTCTACCATTTCCatttatctgtctgtctcattgaagaaaaaaaaagttaatcaataattagaatatatatctgtagTAAGATTATGATAGAGtctattaacaaatattttttattaatgatacttACAAAGAATTTTCTTGTTGTTGACTAGCATAAAAAACATCCGCCATTGATTGAAATATATCAGGAGATGTGATATATATTCCACAATTAATAAGAGTAGATACAAATGTTGATGGTTTTTCAACATAATGTGCCACTTCTCCGTCTTTATTCAAAACCATACATCCATAATTTAATGATTGTTGTCTAGTGGCTTCTGTAGCCATAATAGTAAGTAATGCCTGCTTTTTACTATGAAATTCTACTAACTCTGGTAAGGGTAAATCGGCGCATACATCTCCAttcattacaaaaaaatatgatgGACTACCAGAACGAATTTGATCTCGGAAATGATACATGCCTCCAGCTGTACCTAACGGTGTAAATTCTTgcaaatatctaataattacaCCATATGTGCTTTTCATATCCATAATAAACTGTGATAATTCATTGGCAGGATATGAtccaattattaaaatttcttctaaattTGGTACTTCGGAACATGCTTCAATATGATGTTGAATCATAGGTAAACCAGCAACTGGAAATAGTGGTTTAGGTATATCTAATGAGAGAGGACGAAATCTGGTccctataaaaataaataaattataattattactatattacttatcaaaatattatgcAACGAAGTAAATTTTTTAGGTTAGCATACCTTTTAAAGGGCCACCGATTAATATAACAGCTTTCAACATCATTTGttgtaaaaatatcttgttaataataaaaataaaaaaatattaaaagaaatttattaatttttgttaaaaaattataagtaaCTAATATCCACCAAACAGTTCTTTACagaaatcttcttttatagCTAAcacatgaatatttttatcaacaaataataacattaaataaaGCACATTTATGAacgtaaatgtataaaaacgaAACACTTATCTACACAGATAAGCACGCATTCGACTAGGTCGCGTCGATTGGTAACATTTTGAACATAACCTTGCAGTTAGAAACATATGTAGATGCGTACTCAAAATTATGAATTGTTTCGATTATTAGACTAGATagcatatcatatatatatatatgtatgtatgtatgtgtgtatgtatataaaattgtaatatttttccacCTTATTAAATACACCTTACTAAATTCATATTACAGTAAAactattttattcataaagTTATTAAGttcatatacaataatatataagaataattgtctattaattatttatgtaacagtaagacatatttatttaaatatttcacttaAAAGTTAAAATTCTGTTGccttcatttaaaaattcaaaaatttattgcCAAATGATATTTCTGGCTATAAATCTTCAAGAAAGCCTAGGCCTAAATACCATCGTATGATACAAGGTCagtttatattacttttatagataatatataaatgaaggaGCAAATGTACTAAttcataaaatgtattaaGCTGTTATTAATGTATTTGCGATGGTGGTTGTACCGGTAAATTCAAGCAAACACCTCTGACAGTGGGGCAAGTAACAGCTGGTTTTATTGGTAATAATGATCCAAATAAAACATGTTGAATTACAGGAAACTTTGATAGTacctataaattaaaattaaaaatattgacttattttaattttattactaatagttattaaataaaataaagtttacCTCCACTTTATACATCCTAATAAGTCCGTTATTTACTTTTGCCCACGAATCAACTGCACTCACATTCCACAATTGATTTGAATGTTCTGCGAATGGTCCTATCTTAACCTAATATGATATATCTTTCATaattaagaacaaaaattgaaaCTTAAAGCAACATTAAAATAAGTTTATTGTTTTacttattattcaaataacgTTCATATAGTCTTAATCAAGTACATGCctttgaaataaactctatgCATCCAAGAAACATGTACTGTTTTGCATGCAATTCAATAACATCTTGATCTATAAAGTGACGAGGTTCGATACGTGGATGGcctataattacatatatcttttatttatagaatataattatatatcatgtatTAGCTTTTCATCAtctaaaatggaaaaagaatgaattatatacaaataattttttaccaATCAATTGAGAACTTCCCCATATGAAAGGTACAAATTGATAATCATCCAAACTCCAAACACCATGACTACCTGCAGGCTCCATACGATATGTAATTTGGAGTCTACGTACTAACagtaaatatctatttacaaaaaatatatgtatatgtaaaaacaagaaaaacgaataaaatatatcccAGAAAGATTAATACCTGTTGAATACTTTTATAGCAACAGCAACTTTGTCATTTTCTGTAAAAGCTCTAATTTTAAACAAACAACATAAAAACATTAGAAATGCCATTTCATGTCCTGTTCCGTAATCTATACGTGTTGCGTTTCCAaaactttcatataaataCTGAATTATTTCGGGTATAGCTCTATATAATTCTTCTGGTAATGCTTCCTGTAATTCTTC
This is a stretch of genomic DNA from Vespula vulgaris chromosome 2, iyVesVulg1.1, whole genome shotgun sequence. It encodes these proteins:
- the LOC127062062 gene encoding mannose-1-phosphate guanyltransferase alpha-A, which produces MMLKAVILIGGPLKGTRFRPLSLDIPKPLFPVAGLPMIQHHIEACSEVPNLEEILIIGSYPANELSQFIMDMKSTYGVIIRYLQEFTPLGTAGGMYHFRDQIRSGSPSYFFVMNGDVCADLPLPELVEFHSKKQALLTIMATEATRQQSLNYGCMVLNKDGEVAHYVEKPSTFVSTLINCGIYITSPDIFQSMADVFYASQQQENSLQINGNGRDPANIALEQDILTRLAGTGCLFALPVLRWWSQVKTAGSAIYANRHYLALYKTKRPNYLTSPNRNTCNIIGDVYIHPTASVHPSAMLGPNVSIEMNTVIEAGVRIKESIVLANAHIQAHTIILNSIIGKGSRVGEWARVEGTLCDPNPDKPFAKMENLSLFNVNGKLNPSITILGTSVTLASEKILLNSIVLPHKVLTRNFKNEIIL
- the LOC127062063 gene encoding serine/threonine-protein phosphatase 2A activator-like, with amino-acid sequence MSTSTSNMEKSHLSDEHVFVVPSRAIKVPIDMSVWEKSEAYFEYLGFILALNKSIEGKPLDSKCEQSPTVENILKMLNNLDEWITQIPPTEQPQRFGNKSFRTWHAKLQEKGIEELQEALPEELYRAIPEIIQYLYESFGNATRIDYGTGHEMAFLMFLCCLFKIRAFTENDKVAVAIKVFNRYLLLVRRLQITYRMEPAGSHGVWSLDDYQFVPFIWGSSQLIGHPRIEPRHFIDQDVIELHAKQYMFLGCIEFISKVKIGPFAEHSNQLWNVSAVDSWAKVNNGLIRMYKVEVLSKFPVIQHVLFGSLLPIKPAVTCPTVRGVCLNLPVQPPSQIH